A single genomic interval of Agarivorans aestuarii harbors:
- a CDS encoding carbon-nitrogen hydrolase family protein, whose amino-acid sequence MKLIALQMTSNGVVEDNLTQAARLLQEANPAAGDLVLLPENFACYGGGDKAYMSIAERLGKGPIQTWLSQQAKLYGIYLVAGSVPTQSQELHRCYTTSLAFSPAGELLQHYHKLHLFDVDVADNVGSYRESDSFVAGEQLAWFDMGGIRVGMAICFDLRFPYLFQLLRQQGCDIVLLPAAFTALTGEAHWQALLQARAIENQLYLVAANQTGTHTNQRQTWGHSMIVDPWGRCLDLQPSGIVPARADFNPQLLQQVRDRMPVPLHGQLQLGWRE is encoded by the coding sequence ATGAAACTAATCGCCCTACAAATGACCTCAAATGGTGTGGTCGAAGACAATCTCACTCAAGCAGCGCGTTTGCTGCAAGAGGCTAATCCGGCTGCGGGCGACTTAGTATTACTGCCCGAGAATTTTGCTTGTTATGGTGGTGGCGATAAGGCCTATATGTCTATCGCCGAGCGGTTGGGCAAGGGGCCGATTCAAACTTGGCTAAGCCAACAAGCTAAGTTATATGGCATTTACTTAGTGGCAGGCAGTGTGCCTACTCAGTCTCAGGAGCTGCACCGCTGCTACACCACTAGCTTGGCGTTCTCACCCGCTGGAGAACTGCTGCAGCATTATCACAAGCTGCACTTGTTTGATGTTGATGTGGCTGACAACGTTGGGAGCTATCGAGAATCAGACAGTTTTGTTGCTGGCGAGCAGCTGGCTTGGTTTGATATGGGCGGAATTCGCGTAGGAATGGCGATTTGTTTTGATTTACGTTTTCCTTACTTATTTCAGCTGCTGCGCCAACAGGGCTGTGATATTGTATTACTTCCTGCTGCATTTACTGCATTAACTGGGGAAGCCCACTGGCAAGCGTTACTGCAAGCCAGAGCCATAGAAAATCAACTCTATTTAGTGGCCGCCAATCAAACAGGAACACATACAAATCAACGCCAAACTTGGGGACATTCAATGATTGTTGATCCCTGGGGGCGTTGTTTAGATCTACAGCCAAGCGGAATTGTGCCAGCAAGAGCCGATTTTAATCCGCAGCTATTACAGCAAGTTAGGGACCGGATGCCCGTGCCGTTGCATGGTCAATTACAACTAGGGTGGAGAGAATAA